Proteins encoded together in one Leptospira kmetyi serovar Malaysia str. Bejo-Iso9 window:
- the lptE gene encoding LPS assembly lipoprotein LptE → MFLARLAILLLVILTTYNCTYFTREPRNPPKIDGVPIPDDQRRLYVQNFRNNSYGMGVQTLLTELVRAEIDTRGRFIQTREKSIAAYRLYGEIVHYQLVGNLLDQGGQSISREMLIIVRLELQKAGGQKITLEREEIPVRIIFSDQVGFRESESQAQARLLKIMAIRIAEEMERAWYFSIAGKIDP, encoded by the coding sequence ATGTTCCTGGCCCGACTGGCAATTCTCCTTTTAGTCATCCTCACTACTTACAACTGCACCTATTTCACAAGAGAACCCAGAAATCCACCGAAGATCGACGGAGTTCCAATTCCGGACGATCAAAGAAGATTGTATGTGCAGAATTTCAGAAACAATTCTTACGGAATGGGCGTACAAACTCTTCTTACGGAACTCGTTCGTGCGGAAATCGACACGAGGGGAAGATTCATCCAAACCAGAGAAAAGTCCATCGCGGCTTATCGACTTTATGGAGAAATCGTACATTATCAACTCGTCGGAAATCTTCTCGATCAGGGAGGACAATCCATTTCGAGAGAAATGTTGATCATCGTTCGACTCGAATTGCAGAAGGCGGGCGGACAAAAAATAACCTTGGAAAGGGAAGAAATTCCGGTTAGAATTATCTTCTCCGATCAAGTCGGATTTAGAGAGAGTGAGAGCCAGGCTCAAGCTCGTCTTTTGAAAATAATGGCGATTCGAATCGCCGAGGAGATGGAAAGAGCTTGGTATTTTTCTATTGCCGGGAAGATCGATCCCTGA
- a CDS encoding lipoprotein LipL71 — protein MKSTQRKIFSSFIILLAGFLISCGAELPIQELSDAKNSITRAKAAGAEKYAPGELEEARKSLLTAHQKASEEDLGETKKSAEYARAKALDASEKSFPSSVDDARKESTAAIDSADEAYASQLASEPYNASVQLRKEGDTLRETADRTLESYPRESGDDAKLRTRLAAFDQYEASRQKYADSKKAADESKVLALSQKQQLIDSLADIEKNLNDADKYAEGKDPEVAETKSRLDGAKYKIEEGKIKEGYAEIDDIRKKSGELVAKNIKAYAEKQKELAKQSVASATTKLASFDKNKVNASRDFQVSYQRAEENLKAAEESRVSAEDLYSSEKYEDSISRSEEAIRLSRIVVDQSTELAERMERKTTGDKVAGRDTKTGDDKKNSTKNQNTTEGKNSSTKWGEDGLPEGWKRYVVRKKVPADCLWRISKDKRHYGTAKLWRRIYEANRSKIRNPNLIYPKQVLLIPPKKGPTKFDKSQAPSKKKPTAEEVEAIEQNQKPAAPEESESGEPDNKKKTETATPPPAEDNSDAAGGEEAPEEENGEEENPENLQ, from the coding sequence ATGAAATCAACACAAAGAAAAATATTTTCTTCTTTTATAATCTTACTCGCAGGATTCCTCATTTCCTGCGGGGCTGAACTCCCCATTCAGGAGTTGAGCGACGCGAAAAACTCTATTACAAGAGCCAAAGCTGCGGGCGCAGAAAAATACGCTCCCGGAGAATTGGAAGAAGCTCGTAAAAGTTTATTAACCGCGCACCAAAAAGCTTCGGAAGAGGATCTCGGAGAAACGAAAAAATCTGCGGAATACGCAAGAGCGAAAGCTTTAGACGCTTCCGAAAAATCGTTTCCGTCTTCCGTAGATGACGCTCGCAAAGAATCTACGGCTGCAATCGATTCGGCCGACGAAGCCTACGCTTCTCAGCTTGCTTCCGAACCTTACAACGCTTCGGTTCAACTTCGTAAAGAAGGGGATACTCTTCGCGAAACCGCGGACAGAACCTTGGAATCTTATCCGAGAGAATCCGGCGACGACGCAAAACTAAGAACCAGACTTGCGGCCTTCGATCAGTACGAAGCTTCTCGTCAAAAATATGCGGATTCCAAAAAAGCCGCAGACGAATCCAAAGTATTAGCGCTTTCTCAAAAACAACAATTGATCGATTCTCTTGCGGATATCGAAAAGAATCTGAACGACGCGGATAAATACGCGGAAGGAAAAGATCCAGAAGTTGCGGAAACCAAAAGTCGTTTGGATGGCGCAAAGTATAAGATCGAAGAAGGAAAGATCAAAGAGGGTTATGCGGAAATCGATGATATTCGTAAGAAATCCGGCGAACTTGTCGCAAAAAATATCAAAGCTTACGCTGAGAAACAAAAGGAACTTGCGAAACAAAGTGTAGCAAGTGCGACCACAAAACTTGCATCTTTTGATAAGAATAAAGTCAACGCTTCCAGAGATTTCCAAGTTTCTTACCAAAGAGCGGAAGAAAATCTGAAAGCTGCTGAAGAATCCAGAGTATCCGCTGAAGATTTATATTCTTCCGAAAAATACGAAGATTCTATCTCTCGCTCCGAAGAAGCGATTCGTCTTTCCAGAATCGTAGTGGATCAGTCCACCGAACTCGCAGAGAGAATGGAAAGAAAAACGACCGGCGATAAGGTTGCAGGACGCGACACAAAAACCGGTGACGACAAAAAGAATAGTACTAAGAATCAAAACACGACCGAAGGAAAAAATTCTTCCACAAAATGGGGAGAAGACGGTTTACCGGAAGGTTGGAAACGTTATGTGGTTCGTAAAAAAGTTCCTGCGGATTGTCTCTGGAGAATTTCCAAAGATAAAAGACATTACGGAACTGCTAAGCTTTGGAGAAGAATCTACGAAGCGAACCGCAGCAAAATTAGAAATCCGAATTTGATTTATCCGAAACAAGTTCTTTTGATTCCGCCTAAAAAAGGACCGACTAAGTTTGATAAGAGTCAGGCTCCGAGTAAGAAAAAGCCTACTGCAGAAGAAGTAGAGGCAATCGAGCAGAATCAAAAACCAGCGGCTCCGGAAGAATCCGAGTCGGGGGAACCGGATAACAAAAAGAAAACGGAAACAGCTACTCCACCTCCAGCGGAAGATAATTCCGACGCGGCAGGCGGGGAAGAAGCTCCTGAAGAAGAAAACGGAGAAGAGGAAAATCCGGAAAATCTTCAGTAG
- a CDS encoding Fur family transcriptional regulator, with protein sequence MNREKQEAILNKTEPAVRMEMQTFSEYLQKEGLKITNQRMLVAERIFSLHNHFTAEGLLEEFKDQRDQISKATIYRILSIMVSAGLLQEHNFGKDYKYYEHIIGHKHHDHIICTVCGKIVEFVDERIEQLQEQAAKDNGFKITGHSLNIYGTCNEHSSGR encoded by the coding sequence ATGAATCGAGAAAAACAGGAAGCCATTCTAAACAAAACGGAACCCGCGGTCCGCATGGAAATGCAGACATTTTCGGAATACCTTCAGAAGGAAGGTCTAAAAATCACGAACCAGAGAATGCTCGTTGCGGAAAGAATTTTTTCTCTCCACAATCACTTCACTGCGGAAGGACTTTTGGAGGAATTCAAGGATCAAAGGGATCAAATCTCCAAGGCAACGATCTATAGAATTCTTTCGATCATGGTATCTGCCGGTTTGTTGCAGGAACACAACTTCGGAAAAGATTATAAATATTACGAACATATCATCGGACACAAACATCACGATCATATCATCTGCACCGTCTGCGGAAAGATCGTAGAATTTGTGGATGAAAGAATCGAACAACTTCAAGAACAAGCCGCAAAAGACAACGGTTTTAAAATTACAGGACATAGCTTGAACATCTATGGAACCTGCAACGAGCATTCTTCCGGTAGATGA
- a CDS encoding STAS domain-containing protein, producing the protein MEITRRESGNIVILDINGEIDLYNAPEIKDVIAKLIEEQKYYTIINLEKVSYIDSSGIGALISSLSNLKKYQGGLKIINVSGSVRKVFELTKLTSFFEIFDNEAEAVSAFK; encoded by the coding sequence ATGGAAATAACCAGAAGAGAAAGCGGGAACATTGTGATTCTGGACATAAACGGAGAGATCGATCTCTACAATGCCCCAGAGATTAAAGATGTAATCGCTAAACTCATCGAGGAACAAAAATATTATACCATTATCAATCTGGAAAAAGTTTCCTACATTGACTCGTCTGGTATTGGTGCACTGATTTCCAGCCTCTCCAACCTGAAGAAGTATCAGGGTGGACTTAAAATTATCAACGTCTCCGGCTCTGTAAGAAAGGTGTTCGAGCTTACCAAGCTGACTTCCTTTTTTGAGATTTTTGATAATGAGGCAGAAGCAGTATCTGCCTTTAAGTAA
- the tgt gene encoding tRNA guanosine(34) transglycosylase Tgt: MIFKTTSEDSQTRARTGILELNGVKLETPVFMPVGTRGVVKTLSMDDLEELEYSLILGNTYHLYLRPGTDVLDQFGGLKKFSTWKKALLTDSGGYQVFSLNSLFKYEQDGVRFQSHIDGSRHYFTPGSVIDIQRSIGSDIMMVLDDCAPFDSSPERLRQSLDRTHRWAEMSVEYWEKNKNSQHLFGIFQGGIDLDSRLESLKAIASLPFDGIAIGGLSVGEPRKDFIRILDGISTHTDRTRPLYLMGVGTVPDILDGVKNGVDMFDCVLPTRNARNGQVFTTLGKINLRNEKWKNSDAPMDPNCGCKVCKRYSIGYIRHLHHVGEITAFSLSTYHNLYFMKSFLSEIQKSIQAGEFLETYARWKNLYEKPEFSG; this comes from the coding sequence ATGATTTTTAAGACGACTTCCGAAGATTCTCAGACAAGAGCCAGAACCGGAATTCTCGAACTGAACGGTGTAAAACTGGAGACTCCGGTTTTTATGCCCGTCGGTACAAGAGGAGTCGTAAAGACTCTTTCGATGGACGATCTCGAAGAACTTGAGTATTCTTTAATATTAGGGAATACATATCATCTCTATCTTCGTCCCGGTACGGATGTTTTGGATCAGTTCGGAGGTCTTAAAAAATTCTCCACTTGGAAAAAAGCTCTTCTCACCGACAGCGGCGGTTATCAGGTCTTCAGTCTCAATTCTCTTTTTAAATACGAACAAGACGGCGTTCGTTTTCAATCTCATATAGACGGAAGTCGGCACTATTTCACTCCCGGTTCGGTCATCGATATTCAAAGAAGTATCGGTTCCGACATTATGATGGTGCTCGATGATTGTGCTCCTTTCGATTCGAGTCCGGAAAGACTGAGACAATCTTTGGATCGAACGCATCGATGGGCGGAAATGTCGGTGGAATATTGGGAGAAGAATAAGAATTCTCAACATCTTTTCGGAATTTTCCAAGGCGGCATTGATCTCGATTCTCGTTTGGAGAGTTTGAAAGCGATCGCATCACTCCCGTTTGACGGAATCGCGATCGGAGGACTTTCGGTCGGAGAACCTCGCAAGGATTTCATCCGAATTTTGGACGGTATTTCGACCCACACGGATCGTACTCGACCTCTTTACTTGATGGGAGTGGGAACCGTTCCGGATATTTTGGATGGAGTGAAGAACGGAGTCGATATGTTCGACTGTGTACTTCCGACCCGAAACGCAAGAAACGGTCAAGTTTTCACAACACTCGGAAAAATTAATTTGAGAAATGAGAAGTGGAAGAACTCGGACGCACCTATGGACCCGAATTGCGGCTGTAAGGTGTGCAAGAGATATAGCATCGGGTACATCCGACACTTGCATCACGTCGGAGAGATCACTGCATTCTCACTTTCAACGTATCACAATTTATATTTTATGAAAAGTTTTCTCTCTGAGATACAAAAGTCCATTCAAGCGGGAGAATTTTTAGAAACTTATGCCAGATGGAAAAATTTGTACGAAAAGCCTGAATTTTCCGGTTGA
- a CDS encoding DUF1564 family protein, with protein MENVRNFYSSQHTRLLAKSEARNSFSLAKSKPVSRSKRLAPSDLWVPKHQIQSVKRRIIKFGSLKRALHFLLKENRDRMHSLLKHSQSEKTTYQSPNLELIRFSFRPDSADWAELRISARYYGVSICNFFVLLLTLDENEKKSPIARFQNGQRGRENRKFEILLVQQISSSRDSISFLLILGKNTFQMIQRKSSA; from the coding sequence ATGGAAAATGTAAGAAATTTTTATTCTTCGCAACATACCCGGCTTTTAGCGAAAAGTGAGGCCAGGAATTCGTTTTCTTTAGCAAAAAGTAAACCTGTTTCTCGATCCAAAAGACTTGCACCTTCCGATTTATGGGTTCCTAAACATCAAATCCAGAGTGTAAAACGAAGGATTATAAAATTCGGATCTTTAAAGAGAGCATTGCATTTTTTATTAAAAGAGAATCGCGATCGAATGCATTCTCTGCTCAAACATTCTCAGAGCGAAAAAACGACTTATCAAAGCCCCAATCTCGAATTGATCCGTTTTTCTTTTCGACCTGATTCTGCAGATTGGGCCGAACTTAGAATCTCTGCTCGTTATTATGGCGTTTCTATCTGTAATTTTTTTGTTTTGCTACTTACTTTGGATGAAAACGAGAAAAAAAGTCCAATCGCAAGATTTCAAAATGGGCAGAGGGGAAGAGAAAATCGAAAATTTGAAATTTTGTTGGTTCAACAAATTTCTTCTTCCAGGGATTCGATTTCATTTTTGCTTATACTAGGCAAGAATACTTTTCAAATGATCCAAAGGAAGTCATCTGCATAA
- the lsa26 gene encoding surface adhesion protein Lsa26 has translation MFRNLKRISVLIFSIGSLFFSSSVFALGTYSEGWAVVKLVQFESRGLIFDSYEGLIEFTTFEKSEKCEAAKDECFAPLREKVEFSVRPENGEVVNFLSNNLNQEILVQYRIHRLEPIALSTDFEVVAAQRQVTIIPKEAVDKIIVDKTGSKRNFSVTGRILQLEYQGTAIGTYEGLYLDEVRGKVHPFSVTNEEVAKFAWNTMKFGTKYFIGVSVAFATGWRKSDYDIFEINYKSPAGGVYSDTKK, from the coding sequence ATGTTCAGAAATTTAAAAAGAATCAGCGTTTTAATTTTCTCCATAGGTTCCTTGTTTTTTTCCTCTTCCGTTTTCGCTTTAGGAACTTATTCGGAAGGTTGGGCTGTCGTTAAACTCGTTCAATTCGAAAGCCGCGGATTGATTTTCGATTCTTACGAAGGGCTTATCGAATTTACGACCTTTGAAAAATCCGAAAAATGTGAAGCGGCGAAAGACGAATGTTTTGCTCCTCTTCGGGAAAAGGTTGAGTTTTCGGTTCGTCCCGAGAATGGAGAAGTCGTAAATTTTTTAAGTAACAACCTGAACCAAGAAATTTTAGTTCAATATAGAATTCATAGACTTGAACCGATTGCGCTTTCCACCGATTTCGAAGTCGTTGCGGCGCAAAGGCAGGTTACGATCATTCCTAAAGAAGCGGTGGATAAAATCATCGTGGATAAGACCGGGTCAAAAAGAAATTTCTCGGTGACGGGAAGAATTCTCCAGTTGGAATATCAAGGAACTGCGATTGGAACTTATGAAGGTTTGTATCTGGACGAGGTTCGCGGTAAGGTTCATCCTTTTTCGGTTACCAATGAAGAAGTGGCTAAATTCGCTTGGAATACGATGAAGTTCGGCACGAAATATTTTATCGGGGTTTCCGTTGCTTTTGCGACCGGTTGGAGAAAGTCGGATTACGATATCTTCGAAATCAATTATAAATCTCCGGCGGGCGGGGTTTATTCGGATACGAAGAAGTAG
- the nadC gene encoding carboxylating nicotinate-nucleotide diphosphorylase, with protein MWLSHCKTFFCSQMKRAYTHPISSVSYQDYETLVKLAWEEDCPEEDITSVSLFSPDQKATASLNAREPGILCGTGVLEVLNVLCGNGIRSEHFKKDAENFQKGETLLKIHGSLVHILRIERILLNFLQYLSGISTRTGEVVQKYGQKGLMILDTRKTLPGYRKLAKYAVYCGGGSNHRLNLSEMAMIKDNHLAMYSSSHEPVGKIKARFPGRIVEVEIDSLSQLEDAIGSGAEVILLDNFSLEDTKSAYSILRQKAPNVQIEFSGGITPEKLEALSEFSGAGVSMGYLTHTTRFLDLGLDIEQH; from the coding sequence TTGTGGCTTTCGCATTGTAAAACTTTCTTTTGTAGTCAAATGAAACGCGCTTATACTCATCCGATCTCTTCCGTAAGCTATCAAGACTATGAAACCCTGGTAAAACTCGCCTGGGAAGAAGATTGCCCGGAAGAAGACATCACATCCGTATCTCTATTCTCACCCGACCAAAAAGCAACCGCAAGTTTGAACGCAAGAGAACCCGGAATTCTCTGTGGAACAGGAGTATTAGAAGTTTTGAATGTTCTTTGCGGAAACGGAATCCGGTCGGAACATTTTAAAAAGGACGCGGAGAATTTTCAAAAAGGCGAAACACTTCTGAAAATTCACGGAAGCCTCGTTCATATCTTGAGAATCGAAAGAATTCTTCTTAATTTTTTACAATATCTTTCCGGCATCTCCACTCGAACCGGAGAAGTCGTTCAAAAATACGGACAAAAGGGTCTGATGATTTTGGACACGCGTAAAACTCTTCCGGGTTATCGCAAGCTCGCAAAGTATGCGGTTTACTGCGGAGGCGGAAGCAATCACAGGCTCAATCTTTCCGAGATGGCGATGATCAAGGACAATCATCTCGCGATGTATTCTTCCTCGCACGAACCGGTTGGAAAAATCAAAGCTCGTTTTCCGGGAAGAATCGTGGAAGTGGAGATCGATTCCCTTTCACAACTCGAAGACGCGATCGGTTCAGGAGCGGAAGTGATTCTACTCGATAATTTTTCATTGGAAGATACGAAGTCCGCGTATTCCATTCTCAGGCAAAAGGCGCCTAACGTGCAGATTGAATTTTCGGGAGGAATCACTCCGGAAAAACTAGAAGCTCTTTCCGAGTTTTCAGGAGCGGGCGTGAGCATGGGTTATCTTACGCATACGACCCGTTTTCTGGATCTCGGTCTGGACATAGAACAACATTGA
- a CDS encoding M23 family metallopeptidase: MVGPPRKEFFRNAFRLYKFRFSVQFFRKMKRFSALSAYVLVLIWTFQGLRAEDRPELQLFPELQGKLRFPMEFQTPISGSFAEYRTHHLHMGADFKTFHLNGLPAIAPFDGVVESVSESPTGYGLNLMVRSASGLRAKFAHLFNLEGAKKELENLRQALHLLNDGIFSVKFLDHKFFVKQGQAIARIGESGTGVPHLHFELHGNGDTFNPLAYLRMNDRDGTPPELLVLYVDSSDGQKFRMPLKKKENGIYELSDPEPLKVGGEVRIKLGAFDRMNSRNKNNLYFARLLSEGRILYERKFEKMSYAEARDHQSIYDSNRSSLNPPVYVYNLFPSLKSSIDLREFPENQEISLEIIAGDKEENHSSLKIKILNSGSKGISEKTIATEYSSKDGRFLLKTPKGNTFGKGNILFERVGTPPENTLPDGLVLKSELFEIESTGISWSGEAKLLWKNKRFGKGENLYLLEEGTKRWVILKTSPEGGGISAVLNKIGIIAVLEDRSKPRIDHPFLISRHRFTPEVRPSSVIERMYSVSDIGSGYAGGAEILLDGEVFPYEFESDRKMILVKIPKSFGKFKKRFLLQARIKDRAGNVSEWLTDLINLEKTQEGEKG, from the coding sequence TTGGTCGGACCTCCGCGCAAGGAGTTTTTTCGGAACGCTTTTCGACTTTACAAATTTCGATTTTCAGTCCAGTTTTTTCGGAAGATGAAACGATTCTCCGCGCTTTCGGCTTACGTTCTTGTGTTGATCTGGACTTTTCAGGGATTGAGGGCGGAGGACCGACCAGAATTACAACTATTTCCTGAGTTGCAGGGAAAACTCCGATTCCCGATGGAGTTTCAAACTCCGATCTCCGGTTCTTTTGCAGAATATAGAACGCATCACCTTCATATGGGCGCGGACTTTAAGACGTTTCATTTGAACGGTCTTCCGGCCATCGCTCCATTCGACGGAGTAGTAGAATCCGTTTCGGAATCACCGACCGGCTACGGACTCAATTTGATGGTCCGATCCGCATCCGGACTCAGAGCAAAGTTCGCGCATCTTTTCAACTTAGAAGGCGCCAAAAAAGAACTCGAGAATCTCAGACAAGCGCTCCATCTTCTCAACGACGGAATCTTCTCTGTAAAATTTTTAGATCACAAATTCTTCGTAAAACAAGGACAGGCGATCGCAAGAATCGGAGAATCGGGGACCGGAGTTCCTCATTTGCATTTCGAACTTCACGGAAATGGGGACACGTTCAATCCTCTCGCTTATCTAAGAATGAACGATCGGGACGGAACTCCGCCCGAATTGTTAGTTCTTTACGTCGATTCATCCGATGGCCAAAAATTTCGGATGCCGCTCAAGAAAAAGGAGAATGGAATCTACGAGTTGAGCGATCCAGAACCTCTGAAGGTCGGTGGAGAAGTGAGAATCAAACTGGGAGCATTCGATCGAATGAATTCTCGGAACAAGAACAACCTTTATTTCGCGAGACTTTTATCCGAAGGGAGAATTCTCTATGAAAGAAAGTTCGAAAAGATGAGTTACGCGGAAGCGAGAGATCATCAATCCATTTATGATTCCAATCGTTCCTCTCTCAATCCGCCCGTTTATGTTTATAACTTATTTCCGTCGTTAAAATCGAGTATCGATCTGAGAGAATTTCCGGAAAACCAAGAGATTTCCTTGGAAATAATCGCGGGCGACAAGGAAGAGAATCATTCTTCTTTAAAGATTAAAATTCTGAATTCTGGGTCCAAAGGGATTTCGGAAAAGACCATTGCAACGGAATATTCTTCGAAAGACGGAAGGTTTTTGTTAAAAACTCCGAAGGGAAATACGTTCGGTAAAGGGAATATTCTTTTTGAGAGGGTCGGAACTCCGCCCGAAAACACGTTGCCGGATGGTTTGGTTTTAAAAAGCGAACTCTTCGAAATCGAGTCAACCGGAATTAGTTGGTCTGGAGAAGCGAAACTTCTTTGGAAAAACAAACGCTTTGGAAAAGGAGAAAATCTTTATCTACTCGAAGAGGGAACCAAACGCTGGGTGATTTTAAAAACTTCTCCAGAAGGAGGAGGAATCAGTGCGGTTCTAAATAAGATCGGAATCATTGCGGTTTTGGAAGATCGTTCTAAACCGAGAATCGACCATCCGTTTTTGATCTCCCGTCATCGATTTACGCCGGAGGTCCGACCATCTTCCGTTATAGAAAGAATGTATTCCGTCTCCGACATCGGCTCCGGCTACGCCGGTGGGGCTGAGATCCTTTTGGACGGAGAAGTATTTCCTTACGAATTCGAATCCGATCGTAAAATGATCTTGGTAAAGATTCCGAAATCCTTTGGAAAGTTTAAGAAACGATTTTTATTGCAGGCAAGAATCAAAGATCGGGCTGGAAATGTTTCCGAGTGGTTAACCGACCTTATCAATTTGGAAAAGACTCAAGAAGGCGAAAAAGGATAA
- a CDS encoding DUF1564 family protein — protein MNIKNLKKPVRHLRLLKPNRSGRNVSEQKNLMALDSQRNLKKLGSPSDLNVPKELVPYLDKRIRSAGSMRLLLNQCIYKRSVLFLIQKQNTGEKILYQKQKLELKRYPFRPFEDDWIELRRLAFLHGVSMCRMFVRLLETDLYPESKFAENPVFETIPSEVIGEQKSHKNTGT, from the coding sequence ATGAACATTAAAAATTTAAAAAAACCCGTTAGGCATCTTCGCCTGTTAAAACCAAACCGTTCCGGAAGGAACGTAAGCGAACAAAAAAATCTTATGGCCTTGGATTCTCAAAGGAACCTAAAAAAATTGGGCTCTCCGTCGGATCTGAACGTTCCCAAAGAATTAGTCCCTTATTTGGATAAAAGAATTCGAAGCGCGGGCTCCATGAGATTACTTTTAAATCAATGTATCTACAAGAGATCGGTTTTGTTTTTGATTCAAAAGCAGAATACCGGGGAAAAAATCTTATATCAAAAACAAAAACTCGAACTGAAACGTTATCCTTTTCGTCCGTTTGAAGACGATTGGATCGAACTTAGGAGACTTGCTTTTCTTCACGGAGTGTCCATGTGTCGGATGTTCGTTCGATTGCTCGAAACTGATCTTTATCCCGAATCTAAATTTGCGGAGAATCCGGTTTTCGAAACGATTCCTTCGGAAGTTATCGGCGAACAAAAATCTCATAAAAATACGGGGACCTAA